From Humidesulfovibrio mexicanus:
GTGGCGCAGAAGGCGTCGTAGACCTTGAGCAGGTTGTCCTTGCTGACGCCGGTGACCTGGCTCACGAGGTCCAGGTTGTAGCGGTCGTAATGCGCCTTGAGCACATTGATGACGCAACGGGGATGGGCCAGGGTCTTGTCGCGCTTGACCATGCCGTCTGGACCTTTCTCAAAGGCCCACTGGCTCTTGTCATACTTCTTCTTGGCCGCGTCGAAGCCCGAGAACAGGCCGTCCTTGAAGGAGAACTTCTCTCCGACCAGGAAGCTCGCGTTGGTGTAGTTGAGCACATAGTCGGTGAAATACAATTTCTTCTCAAGGATGTACTTCACCATGCCGCCCAAAAAGGCGATGTCCGTGCCGCTTCTGAGGGGCACGTGGAAGTTGCTGCGGGCGGAAGTGCGCGAGAACTTGGGGTCCACGTGGATGACCACGGCGCCCTGTTCCTTGGCCTTCAGCACCCAGCGGAAGGAGATGGGATGGTGTTCGGCAGCGTTGCTGCCCATGATGAGCACCGCATCGGCGTTCGCGATGTCGGTGTAATGCTGAGTCATAGCGCCGCGTCCAACCGACTCTGCCAGAGCCGGCACAGTGGGGCTGTGTCAGATACGGGCCTGGTGGTCCATGTGGACGATGCCCAGGCTTCTCATGAATTGGTGGGTGACGGCGCATTCCTCGTTGCTCATCTGCGAAGTGCCCAGGGAGAAGATGCTCTCCACGCGGTTCACCTCGGCACCAGCCGCGTTCTTCAGCACAAAGTCCTTGTCGCGCTGGGCCTTGACCTTGCGAGCGATGCGGTCAAGCATCCAGTCCCAGTCCTTCTCCACCCACTTGGTGGAGCCAGGGGCGCGGTACAGGGGCTTGGTGAGACGCTCCGGGCTGTTGTGCAGGCTCTTCAGGGCCGCGCCCTTGGAGCACAGTCCGCCCGCGCTGATGGGGTAGTCGGGGTCGCCCTCGACGTTGATGATCTTGCCGTCTTTGACGTGCACCAGGGTATTGCACCCGCAGGAGCAGAACGGGCAGATGGAGATGACCTCCTTGGCGCCCTCGATCTTGAGCCCCGCGGCGTATGCCTGCGTGGGGCCAAGGTCGATCCCCAGCTTCGACAGCCCGAGACAGGCGGTGCCCGCCCCGAGCAGCTTGATGAATCCTCGACGTGATACGCTCATGCCTCCTCCTTGTGTCAGCCGACCTGCCGAACGCCGGGCTGGCGCGGCCATGGCCGTTTTTAGGCACTAGTATGCCAATTCTGGCATAGGCATAGCGTGAGGGGCAAATTCAGGTCAACGGCGTTCATGTGTTTGAATAAACACACGCCCTTCAACCGGGAGGGAGGCTGCGCGTTCGCGCACCATGAAGCGACGACACGGGAAAGGGAAAAGATCGGCCGCGCTCTCCAGCGCGTGGCGCTCCACCTCGGCGAACCAACGGCGATAGCTTTCGGCCAGGGCGCGGCCGCTCGCGGTAAGGCGGCAGCCACTCTTGTTGCCCCCAAGCTTCTCCACCAGGGGCGCCCCCAGCGCTTCCTCCGAAGCCTTGAGTTTGCCCCAGGCGGCCCGATAGCTCATGCCCAGCTCTTCTGCCGCGGCCTTGATGGAGCCGCAGCTTTCCACGCGCTCCAAAAGCTGCAAGCGGCCCATGCCGAAAAGCGTTCCTTCCGCCCCCTCAAGCCACAGGTGCAGGCGGATGACCGCCTGTGATGGACGATGTGCATCCATCGAACAGTCGGCAAGATCCAGGTGGCTGTCATCCTTGGATTCTTGACGCTGGCACATGCCTGCTCCTCTCGCCACCGGGGCGCCTTATTCTGTCAAAATAGACAGAACAGGTTATGCGGATTCACGCGAAAAAAGTCGAATTGCGTGAACTGGTACGAGATTTGGCACCAAGACAGTTTGAGCCCCACAACGTGGCCGCTGCGGCCCTGGTCATGGCACCGCTGGAGGCACCCGCCGGATGGGGATCGCGGAGCGCACGAGAAGAGGGCCATGCTTCCGGGCGGCAGGCTGGTGAGAAGGGGCGGAGAACACCGTTGGAGCCGTCCGCCCCCGGTCGTGCGTTCTCAAAGCCCGGGAAGAGGAGCCCGAATGGAATACGCCCCGACCAGCTCCGCATTGCGCGCGGGCCCTCTGCCCTGCTTTCAGCACGCGCAACGCGGGGGGGGGTAAGGCGCTACTCCTTCACGGGCAGCACGTGGATGGCCTTGATGAACAGCTGCACCTCGTCGCCGGGCTTGAGGCCCAGGTCGTCCACGGATTCGGTGGTGAGCACCGAGGCCATCTCGCCCGGGTCGATGACCTGGAACTTCACCAGCGCCATGACGTCGCCCTTCTTCACGCTGGTCACCTTGGCCGTAAGCTTGTTGCGCGCGCCGTACTTCATCGCCGTCTCCTCCGTGATTCTGCGTTGCCCCGCCATGCCGCGCGGGCGGGTGACACCCCAGCCACAAACCTCAGAACAATTCGTCCATGAGGCGTGAAAACCCTTCAGGGTCGGTGAGCAATTCCCGGTCAACGGCCTCCAGCGCCGAGCCTTCGCACAGCACGAACACGTTGCGCGCCAGCCGCCGGGCCTGGTTCAGCCCATGGGAGACCACCAGCAGCGTGTAGCGCGAAGCGAGCTCCAGGAGCAGTTCCTCGATGCCCCGCGCGGCCTGGTAGTCCAGCGAGGCCGTGGGCTCGTCCAGCAAGAGCACCTCCGGCCGCGCCGCCAGCGCGCGGGCCAGGCACAGGCGCTGCTGCTGTCCGCCAGAGAGCGAGGCCGCCGGAGCCTCCAGCCGGTCCTTCACCTCGCCCCACAGCCCGGCTTCCCTGAGCGACGCCTCCATGCGCGCGGCGATCTCCGCTTTGCCCAGCCCGTGGGCCAGGGCCAGCGGCAGGGCGATGTTTTCCGCGATGCCGGCGGGCAGCGGGTTGGGCGTCTGGAAGACCATGCCCACGCGGGTGCGCAGGGTCTCGGGCCGCATGTCCGGGCCGTAGGCGTCCTGCATGGCCCCGGTCAGGCGGATGCGCACCGAGCCGGTGGTCTCGCAGCCCGGCAGGCATTCGTTCAACCGGTTGATGGCGCGCAGGAGCGTGGTCTTGCCCGAGCCCGAGCGGCCCAGCAGCACCGTGGGGCCGCCCTGGGACACGTCCAGGTTCAGGCCGCGCAGCACGGGGCGTCCGCCGAAGGAGACGTTCAGGTCGCGTATCTCGATGGCCGTCATGTGCCGGGCCTCCAGGCCTCATTTGTCGTACCGCCCAGCCTGCGCGCCAGGGCGAAAAGCGCCAGGGTGAGGGCGAGCAGCGTCAGCGCCGCGCCAAAGGCCAGATCCAGCTCCTGCGGGGTCTGGTGCTCGGCGGCCAGGTAATAGATGGTGAAGGGCAGGGCCTCGAACTTGTCCGTAAGCGCGCCCGGCCTGCCAGCACCCACCACCACACCGGTGAGCAGGATCACGGCGGTGTCCTCGGCCGCACGTCCAAGGGCCAGCACCACCCCGCCCAGGATGCCCTGCCTTGCTGCGGGCAACAGCACCCGCTTCACCGCCTGCCAGCGCGAAAGCCCAAGCGCGGCGCAGGTCAGGCGCAGTTCCTGCGGCAACCCGGCCAGGGCGGCGCGGGTGGCGCTCACCAGATAGGGCAACACGAGCAGGGCCAGGCACAGGGCCGAGAGCAGCAGGCAGGTGTTGGCGCTGGGCCAGAAGGTGCGCCGCAGGAGCAAAATCAGCGCGAAGCCGAACAGCCCCATGAGGATGGACGGCACGCCCGCCAACAGGTCCACGCAGAAGGAGGCCAGGCGCGCGGCGCGGCCTGTGGCGAACTCCGCCAGGTGGATGCCCCCGGCCAGGCCAACGGGAACGGCGAAGAGCGCGGCCAGCCCCACCAGCCAGAGGGTGCCCAGGCAGGCTGGCCAGAGCCCGTCGAACACCGGCGCGCCGCGCACAAGCGCGTCCAGGGGCGACGTGTCGCCGAAAAAGAGCACCAGGCTTACGACGGGCAGGCCGCGCAGGAACAGAAAGCCGAGCAGCGCCGCCAGCGCCGCCGGAACAAGGATGGCCGAGGTCCAGGAGAGCCCAGTGGCCAAGGTCTCCAGGCCGGGGAGGGGCCGACCGAGATATGCGAAAAAGGCGGTCTGGCCCGGCCTCCGGCTCAAGCCCCGCAGGCCGAGGTTCACGGCCAGGCTCATGCCAAAAAGCGCGAGCCCGCAGGCGAAGAGCGAGCCATAGGCCTCGCTCTGGCTGTCCGTGGCCAGCACGAGCCCGATGTGCGCCGTGAGCGCCCGCAGGGAGTCCAGGGGCGAATGCGGCACCTGGGCTGCGTTGCCGGAAAGCATGAGGGCGATGAGCGTGTCGCCGATGGCCCGGCCAAATCCCAAGGCTGCCGCCGCCTTTAGTCCGTGGCCGCACTGGGGCAGCGCTAGGCGCACCAGGGTCTGGGCCGGGGTGAGCCCCAGCGCCGCCGCCGTGAGGCGCAGGCCGGGGACGAGGAGTCTGAGCTGGCCGTCCAGCACCAGCGTCACCGTGGGCAGCACGAGCAAGGCCAGCACCAGCATGGCCGCCAGCCAGGAGAAACCGCTGGTGCCCGTGAAACACGAGCGCAACAGCGGCACCAGCAGGAACACCGAGGCCAGGCCATAGACCACCGTGGGGACGCCGCTCATCAGCCGTACCAGGGCCAGGAGGGGGGGCGAGATCCTGGCCGGGCCGAGTCCGTGGGCGAACAGCGCCAGCCCCAGGCCAAGCGGCCAGGCCAGGAGCATGGCCGAAGACGCCAGCAACAGCGACCCCACGGCCATTGGCAGGATGCCGAAGCGGTCCGAGGTGGGCTGCCAGGTCCAGGAAAGCACTGCCGCAAGCTGGCCGGGCTGAAGCAGGGGCAGGCTGAACCAGACCAGGAAGCCCAGGATGCCCGCCACGCACAGCACGCTTGCGCCCGCCGCGCCGGAGAGCAGGACCAACATGCCCCGCTCCCCGGCAGGCCGGAGGATTCCGCGCGCTCTGATCGCGTCGGCCATGCTACTTGGTGGGGATGTATCCGTCGGAGGCGGTGATGGCCGCGCCCTCCGGCCCCTGGATGTAGCTGATGAAGCTGGCCACGACGCCTGTGGGCTCGCCCTTGGTGTTCATGTACAGCTTTCGGGTCACGGGGTACTTGCCGCTCTTGGCGTTGTCCTGGGTCGGGGCCACGCCGTCCAGCGTGGGAGCCTTGATGGTGGCGTCGATGTGGCCGATGGAGACGTAGCCGATGCCGTCGGCGTCTCCCGCCAGCGCGGTCTTCATGGCTCCGTTGGAGGCCACCACGTTGGCTGAGGGCGCGATCTGGCCCTTTTTGAGCATGATCTCCCAGAACACCTCGCGGGTGCCGCTGGCCTCGTCGCGGGTGTAGAGGTGGATGGCCGCGTCGCGCCCGCCGAGTTGCTTCCAGTTGGCGATCTTGCCCGCGAAGATGTCCCGCACTTGGCTGTGGGTCAGCGCGCTCACCGGGTTCTTGGGGTGCACCACTGCGGCCACGCCGTCGATGGCGAAGGCGTAGGATTTGAGCCCGTACTTGGCCACCTCGGCCTCGGTGAGGGCGCGGCCGGTGTTGCCGATGTCCACCAGGCCCTCGCCCACCTTCTGCACGCCCACGCCGGAGCCGCCGCCAGCAACGGTGATGCGGACGCCGGGAGCCTTCTGCATGATGCGCTTGGCCGCCTCCTTCATCACCGGGATGTGCGCCGTGCCACCGGCGATGTCGATCTTGCCGGATTTTCCGGCAAAGGCGTCGAGATCACCCGCCTGGGCGGGCGCGGCGGCGAGCAGCAGGGCCAGGGACAAAAGCGTCGGCAGCAGGGTCTTGCGCATGGGATGGACCTCCTGAAGTGTGCGGTGTTCGGGCGCCGCGCGCAGGGGCCGCCGCCAACGCCAAAGCAAATACGACGAATTGAACATTTCTATGTCAATCTTTCGTATCGCGCAACTCCGCCAGGGGAATTTCAGCCCCTGGCACAGGAGGTCAAAAAACCCTGCCGTGCCTGCCGATGTTTCTCGCGGTCACGCCGCGAGCAGGTTTTGCCGTCAGGTGTCCGGCTGGTCAAAGCCAGCCACGGGGAAGGGAAAGATGGAGTTGGCCTGCGACAGGGCGCAGCGCTCCACGGCCATGAACCAGGCCTGGAACATGTCGGCCAGTTCCTCGCCCTCGCGCGTCAGGCGCAGGCCTTCGCGTTTGGCGCCGCGCTGCTCCACAAGCTTGACGCCGAGGGCCTGCTCGCTCTGCTGGATCTTGCCCCAGGCGGCGCGATAGCTCATGCCCATGTTTTGGGCGGCCTTCTTGATGGATCCGTAGTGCTGGATGTTGAAGAGCAGTTGGGCGCGGCCGATGCCGAAGAACAGCTCGCCGTGGCTCTCCAGCCAAATGTGCAGACGGACGATGGGACGCTCGGAGCTTGTCTTTAGCGGTTCAAGGGGGATCTGCCCGTCGAACCCGTCCGGACCGGACGGGAGAGGGTGTGTGGTCATGCGTCAGTCCTCCTGCCCCCTCGGACCGGCTCCGGCCAACGGTCGTCCAATCCGAGGCTTGGCACCGGATGTGACGGTGCGTTCATGCTCTACTCCTTTGGTTGCTTGTGGGTCATGCCCAGCCAACAGGTCGTAGTTCTCATTGTACGCGTTTCATATTTCCGGCCACAAGCATATGCAACATCGGCGCACATATTCAAGATTTGGCACTTCGCCAACCGTCTGAAATCATGGTGGAGAGGTGTCGTGGACATATGTGTTTCATAAAACACTTTTAAATGATTGAATAAATATTGCCGAATCCCGATGCCGTGGCATGATTGCCAGAATCGGCACACGAAACGGCGGCCGCACCGCGCCGCCGGGACTGACAACACAAGGAGGAGGCATGAGCGTATCACGTCGAGGATTCATCAAACTGCTCGGCGCCGGAACGGCGGCCCTGGGGCTGTCGCGGCTGGGCATCGACCTTTCGCCCACCCAGGCCTACGCCGCGGGGCTCAAGATCGAAGGGGCCAAGGAGTCCATCTCCATCTGCCCGTTCTGTTCCTGCTGCTGCAACGTGCTGGTGCACGCCAAGGACGGCAAGATCATCAACGTGGAGGGCGATCCGGACTATCCCGTGAGCGGCGGCGGCCTGTGCGCCAAGGGCGCGTCCTTGAAGAGCCTGCACAACAGCCCCGAGCGGCTCACCAAGCCCCTGTACCGCGCCCCCGGCGCCACCAAATGGGTGGAGAAGGACTGGGACTGGATGATGGAGCGCATCGCCAAACGCATCAAGAACCAGCGCGACCGCGACTTCAAAGCCAAAAACGCGTCCGGCGCCGTGGTCAACCGGCTGGAGAGCGTGTTCCACCTGGGCTCCTCCCAGGTTTCCAACGAAGAGGCCGCCGTGCTGCACCAGATGATCCGCGCCTTCGGCATCGTGCACTTCGACCACCAGGCGCGCATCTGCCACAGCCCGTCTGTCCCGGCCCTGGCCGAGTGCTTCGGCCGCGGGGCCATGACCAACCACTACTCCGACCTGGGCAATTCCGACGCCGTGCTCATCATGGGCAGCAACTGCGCGGAGCACCACCCCATGACCTTCCGCTGGATCAACATGGCCAAGGAGAAGGGCGCGGTTGTGGTCCACGTGGACCCCAAGTTCTCGCGCACCTCGGCCCGCAGCAGCTACCACGTGCCCATCCGCTCCGGCACGGACATCGCCATGCTGGGCGGCATGATCAAGTACATCCTGGACAACAAGAAGTACTTTGAAGAGTTCGTGGTGAACTACACCAACGCCAGCTTTCTGGTGGGCGAGAAGTACTCCTTCAAGGACGGCATGTTCGCCGGGTTCGACGCGGCCAAGGGCACGTACGACAAGGGCGCCTGGGCCTTCGAGAAGGACGAGAAGGGGCTGGTGAAACGCGACAGGACGCTCAAACACCCCCGCTGCGTCATCAACGTCATGCGCGAGCACTACAGCCGTTACGACCTGGACAAGGTGTCCTCGGTCACCGGCGTATCCAAGGCGGACCTGTTGCGCGTGTATGAAGATTTCAGCGCCACGGGCAAGCCGAACAAGGCGGGAGCCTTTGTCTACGCACTGGGCTGGACCCAGCACAGCGTGGGCGTGCAGAACATCCGCGCTTCCGGGCTCATCCAGCAGCTCTTGGGCAACGTGGGCGTGGCTGGCGGCGGCATTGCGGCCCTGCGCGGCGAGCCCAACGTGCAGGGCACCACGGACCACGCCCTGCTCTATGGCTATCTGCCCGGCTACCACAGCACGCCCACCGCGAAGTACCAGAGCCTGGGCGAGTATCTGAAAGCCTACACGCCCAAGAGCGCGGACCCCATGAGCGTGAACTGGTGGCAGAACAGGCCCAAGTACGTGGTCAGCCTGCTCAAGAGCTGGTACGGCGACAACGCCACCAAGGACAACGACTTCGGCTACTCCTGGGTGCCCAAGATGGATCCGGGCGAGGACTACTCGCACCTGTACATCTTCGACCGCATGTACAAGGACCAGATCAAAGGCGGCCTGTGCTTCGGCCACAACCCCTGCCAGAGCGTTCCCAACTCCAACAAGGTGCGCAAGGCCTGGGACAAGCTCGACTGGCTGGTCATCGGCGAGGTGTTCCACAACGAGACCACGGACAACTGGCGTCGGCCCGGCGTGGACCCCAAGAAGATCAAGACCGAGGTGTTCCTGCTGCCCAGCGCCTACCGCGCGGAAAAGGCCGGCACCATCTCCAATTCCGGTCGCTGGCACATGTGGCACTACAAGTGCGCCGAGCCCCTGGGCAAGAGCCGCAACATGGGCGAGATGTTCGTGGAGATCATGAACCGCGTGCGCGACCTGTACCTGAAGGACGGCGGCGCGTTCCCCGAGCCCATCACCAAGGCCGACTACCCCAAGACCTTTGACGCCGAGGCCGTGGCCAAGCGCATCAACGGCGTCTTCACCCGCGAGACCACGGTGGGCGGCAAGACCTACCAGCGTGGGCAGTGTGTTCCGGGCTTCCCCAACCTAAAGGACGACGGCAGCACCACCAGCATGAACTGGCTCTACTGCGGCGGCTTCACCGAAGAGGCTGGCAACCTGGCCAAGCGGCGCGACCTGGCCCAGACGCCCATGCAGGCAAAAATCCACCTGTTCCCCAAGTTCGCCTGGGCCTGGCCCATGGACCGGCGCATTCTGTACAACCGCGCCAGCGTGGACGTGAACGGCAAGCCCTACAACCCGGACAAGGCCGTCATCGAGTGGAAGGACGGCAAGTGGGTGGGCGACGTGCCCGATGGCGGACAGCCTCCCATGGCCATGAAGGACGGCGTGTACCCCTTCATCATGCACACGGAAGGCCATTCCCAGCTCTTCGGTCCCGGCCGCGAGGACGGCCCCTTCCCCGAGCACTACGAACCCGCCGAGACCCCGCTCACGGTGAACCCCTTCTCGGCGCAGATGCACAACCCGGTGATGAAGGTCATCAAGAGCGACATGGACAAGCTGGCCGAGCACGGCGACCCGCGCTTCCCCATCGTGCTCACCACGTACAGCCTCACCGAGCACTGGTGCTCCGGATCGGAGACGCGCAACGGCCCGGCCCTGCTTGAGGCCGAGCCCCAGCAGTACATCGAGATGAGCCATGAACTGGCCAAGGAAAAGGGCGTCAAAAACGGCGACGTGGTCATCGTGGAGAGCCTGCGCGGCAAGACCCAGGCCGTGGCCATGGTCACGGTGCGCGTCAAGCCCTTCACCATCATGGGCAAGACCACGCACCTGGTGGGGATGCCCTTCTGCTTCGGCTGGACCAAGCCAAAGTGCGGCGACACCACCAACCGCGTCACCGTGTCCATCGGCGATCCCAACACCAGCATTCCGGAATACAAGGCCTGCCTGGTGAACGTGTACAAGGCGACCAAGGTCACCGAGCTGTAGGCGCAAACGACAAGGAGCGACGACATGCCAAAGGCATTTTTCATCGACACCACGAAATGCACAGCCTGCCGGGGTTGCCAGGTGGGCTGCAAGGAGTGGAAGGACTTCCCCGCCGTGCCCACCAAGCAGCGCGGCACCCATCAGAATCCGCCAGACCTGACGCACTTCAACTTCAAGCTGGTGCGCTTCGCCGAACACATGGACGCAAAGGGCACGGTGACCTGGAACTTCTTCCCGGACCAGTGCCGCCACTGCCTGGACGCCCCGTGCAAGTCCGGCGCGAGCCTGCCGGATTCCATCATCATCGACAAGGACACCGGGGCGGTCATCTACACCGAGAAAACGGCCAAGGAGGACTTCGAGACCATCCGCGGCTCCTGCCCCTACGACATCCCGCGCCTGAACCCCAAGACCAAGCGCATCGTCAAGTGCGACATGTGCATCGACCGGGTGAAGAAGAACATGCTGCCCATGTGCGTGAAAAGTTGCGCCATGGGGGCCATGCACTTCGGCGAGCGGAGCGAGATCCTGGCCAAGGCGGCCAAGCGGCTCGCCGCCGTGCAGCGGGAGTTCCCCAAGGCGCAACTGTGCGACATGGATTCCGTCAGCGTGATCTACCTGATCGCCGACGAACCGGCCAAGTATCACAAGTTCGCCGTCGCCGACGCGGCAGGCGCTCCGGGCATGACCAGGCAGGAGTTCTTCGCCGGCATGTTCGAGCCCCTGCGCCGCGCGGCCAAGCAGATCCAGGGCTGATACCCCTCCATCCACGCGGGGCCGTCCGGTTTCTCCAGAGCCGGGCGGCCCCGCCCCTTTGCCCGCATAGCCGCAAGGAGCAGCAACGCACATGGAAACCATCGAAGTCACCCTGGCCCGCGAACTTGGGATGAATCCCGCCCTTGAGCCTTTGGCCGCCGCTTTCGGACCGCTGCTCATCTCCCGGGACCTGCGCCGCCAAGCCGCCCCAGGCTGGCGGGGCACCCCCCCGGAGCTGGAGCCGGAAGCCTTTTCCTCAGGACGCCCGCTGCTGCCGGAGGGCGGCTTCCAGCGCCCTGATGCGGACCTTTGCTCGGCGTTGAAGGACCTTGTCCCGCTGCTGCGCGCCAGCCTGCCGGGCCTGGACAGGGAGCTTGCCGCGCTGGAGGACGCAGTGGCACTGGGGAGCCTCACGCCGGAAGTCCTGTGGGCTGCGGCCTTCGGGCGCGATGCCAGCGTCGCGGGCATCGCGCCGGAGTTGCTGTCCTTTGTGGCCGCCGAGACGGTGCGCCCCTTTCTGGAGCGCCAGGCCGAGGACCTGGCGGCGCTCATCAGCGGGCTGCCCTGGCAGGGAAACGTGTGCCCGCTGTGCGGCGGCGCGCCGCACATGAGCGTGCTGCGCAAGCCCGAAGGGAACGAGGCCTTCATCACCGCCCATGGCGGCAAGCGCTTCCTGCGTTGTTCCTGCTGCGCCACGGAGTGGGCGCACAAACGCGTGTCCTGCCCGTCCTGCGGCTGCGAGGAGCCAGACGAATTGGTGGTCCTGCGCGACCCGGAGCGCCCCTTCGAGCGCGCGGACTGCTGCACCCGCTGCAAAGGCTTCCTCCTCTGCCTGGACAGCGCGGAACTCGTGGCCGTGCCGCATCCGGACGCCGCGGCGCTGGTCATGGCGCCGCTGGAGGCCAGGGCCATTGCGCGGAAATTCCGCCCGCTGGCCGGGCACATCTGGAGCGGGCTCATGGCGTGAACGGCGCCCCCCGCTTCGACCGGACGCCTCGGTACACCGAAGGCAGAGGCCTGCAAGGGCATCCACAAAAAACATGCGGGGGGAACGGCGCTCATGGCCCTCCCCCCCCTTTTTGGGTTGTGCGGATTATCGCCCGGCTCCCCTCCCCGCGGGTCTTGGCAGGAGCTCTTTCCCTCCGCTTTGCGCGAGCCACACCAATACCGCTGGCTGCACCAGAGCCAGCACGATGGAAAGCCCCGCCACCGTGGTCATCCCGACCAATGCGCCGCTGTCCGCCGTGGTGAGAATGGCCGAGGACAGCAGCGCGCCCAGCCCGTTGCCCAGATGCTGCACCGAGGCGGCAAGAGACATGAACGCCCCCCGTTCGTGCGGCTGCGGCAGCTTGGAGCCTTCCGCCGCCGCCGAGACGTCCCTCATGCAGACCAGGGCGGAGAACATGACGAACACCACCAGCAGGGAACTGATGCTCGGATGCATGAACCCGTCCGCAATGAAAAGCCCCAGAAGCGCGGTGGTCGCCAGGTTCAGGGGAATCGGCCCGACCTTGTCGTTGAGCCGTCCCGCGATCTGGACCGCGACCAGGCTGACGATTCCAGCCGCGAAGTACAGCGTGCCCAGCTGTTCTCTGGGAAAATCCCTGTTGAACTGGTAGAATGCGGAGATATTGGTAATGATGAGGAAGGAGGAAATCTTGGACGAGCCGAACATGGCCAGGGCCATGCAATGGGCCTTTTCGCGCAGCAGCGCCCCAAAGCGCCCCGCCGTCTTTGCGGCCCGGGCACGATGGCCGGTCATGGACGGCATGGTCGCCGCGATGACTGCGAAGACAAGGGCCCCCACGGCGGAAATGACGTAGAACGGGCAGGTCCACGATCCCAGCCGGGCCAGCTCCAGGCCGAAGGGCAGCGCCACGATGGCGGAAACGGAAAACGTTCCCATGACAATTGCCAGGGCG
This genomic window contains:
- a CDS encoding MFS transporter; amino-acid sequence: MNARTILRGLSLGEEGKIVLIAALIQFVNIMDFMMVMPLGPDIAKVLPVTNSDIGIICGCYTLAVSFSGILCAGFLDRFDRKSVALAAVAGLSLSTVATTLAQSLLGLIFCRILAGMFGGPAAAIALTITTDAVPPQRRGRALAIVMGTFSVSAIVALPFGLELARLGSWTCPFYVISAVGALVFAVIAATMPSMTGHRARAAKTAGRFGALLREKAHCMALAMFGSSKISSFLIITNISAFYQFNRDFPREQLGTLYFAAGIVSLVAVQIAGRLNDKVGPIPLNLATTALLGLFIADGFMHPSISSLLVVFVMFSALVCMRDVSAAAEGSKLPQPHERGAFMSLAASVQHLGNGLGALLSSAILTTADSGALVGMTTVAGLSIVLALVQPAVLVWLAQSGGKELLPRPAGRGAGR
- a CDS encoding formate dehydrogenase accessory protein FdhE, coding for METIEVTLARELGMNPALEPLAAAFGPLLISRDLRRQAAPGWRGTPPELEPEAFSSGRPLLPEGGFQRPDADLCSALKDLVPLLRASLPGLDRELAALEDAVALGSLTPEVLWAAAFGRDASVAGIAPELLSFVAAETVRPFLERQAEDLAALISGLPWQGNVCPLCGGAPHMSVLRKPEGNEAFITAHGGKRFLRCSCCATEWAHKRVSCPSCGCEEPDELVVLRDPERPFERADCCTRCKGFLLCLDSAELVAVPHPDAAALVMAPLEARAIARKFRPLAGHIWSGLMA